In Fusobacterium canifelinum, a genomic segment contains:
- a CDS encoding CoA transferase subunit A, whose translation MRQKIVSMEEAISHIKDGMTVHFGGFLACGTAESVVTALVEKGVKDLTIVCNDTGFVDKGVGRLVVNNQVKKVIASHIGTNAETGRRMQSGEMEVELVPQGTLAERVRAAGYGLGGILTPTGLGTIVQEGKQVINVDGKDYLLEKPIKADVAVLFGTKVDELGNVICEKTTKNFNPLMATAADLVIVEALEIVPAGSLSPEHLDISRIFIDYIVKSK comes from the coding sequence ATGAGACAAAAAATAGTTTCAATGGAAGAAGCAATATCTCACATCAAAGATGGTATGACTGTTCATTTTGGAGGATTTTTAGCTTGTGGAACAGCAGAATCTGTTGTAACTGCTTTGGTTGAAAAAGGTGTAAAAGACTTAACAATAGTTTGTAATGACACTGGTTTTGTAGATAAAGGTGTTGGAAGACTAGTAGTAAATAACCAAGTTAAGAAAGTAATAGCTAGTCATATAGGTACAAATGCAGAAACTGGAAGAAGAATGCAATCTGGAGAAATGGAAGTTGAATTAGTTCCTCAAGGAACTCTTGCTGAAAGAGTTAGAGCAGCAGGATATGGTTTAGGAGGAATTTTAACTCCAACTGGATTAGGAACTATTGTTCAAGAAGGAAAACAAGTAATAAATGTTGATGGAAAAGACTATCTATTAGAAAAACCTATTAAAGCGGATGTGGCAGTATTATTTGGAACAAAAGTTGATGAATTAGGAAATGTTATTTGTGAAAAAACAACAAAGAACTTCAATCCATTGATGGCAACAGCAGCAGATCTTGTTATAGTAGAAGCTCTTGAAATTGTACCAGCAGGTTCATTAAGTCCAGAACATTTGGATATATCAAGAATATTTATAGACTACATAGTTAAAAGTAAATAG
- a CDS encoding 3-oxoacid CoA-transferase subunit B, translated as MEMDKNLVREVIAKRVAQEFHDGYVVNLGIGLPTLVANYVGDMDVIFQSENGCIGVGPAPEKGKEDPYLVNAGAGFITAAKGAMFFDSAYSFGIIRGGHVDATVLGALEVDQKGNLANWMIPGKKVPGMGGAMDLVVGAKHVIVAMEHTSNGAIKILKECKLPLTAVGVVDLIITEKAVFEVTDKGLVLKEITPYSSLEDIKATTEADFIIADDLKK; from the coding sequence ATGGAAATGGATAAAAATTTAGTTAGAGAAGTTATTGCAAAAAGAGTTGCTCAAGAGTTTCATGATGGATATGTTGTAAATTTAGGAATAGGGCTTCCTACATTAGTTGCTAACTATGTAGGTGATATGGATGTTATTTTTCAAAGTGAAAATGGTTGTATAGGTGTTGGACCTGCTCCTGAAAAAGGAAAAGAAGATCCTTATTTAGTAAATGCTGGTGCAGGATTTATAACTGCAGCAAAAGGAGCTATGTTCTTTGACTCTGCCTATTCTTTTGGAATAATAAGAGGAGGACATGTGGATGCTACTGTTTTAGGAGCATTAGAAGTAGATCAAAAAGGAAATCTTGCTAACTGGATGATTCCTGGAAAGAAAGTTCCTGGAATGGGTGGAGCAATGGATTTAGTTGTTGGAGCAAAACATGTTATAGTTGCTATGGAACACACATCTAATGGGGCAATAAAAATATTAAAAGAATGTAAATTACCTTTAACAGCTGTTGGAGTAGTAGATTTAATAATTACTGAAAAAGCAGTTTTTGAAGTGACAGATAAAGGTTTAGTTTTAAAAGAAATTACTCCTTATTCTTCATTAGAAGATATAAAAGCAACAACAGAAGCAGATTTTATTATTGCTGATGATTTAAAAAAATAA